A region of Thermococcus barossii DNA encodes the following proteins:
- a CDS encoding UbiD family decarboxylase — protein sequence MLREIIERFEDTVIVEEPVSKELGITKYLLKYRDRPVLFRDVDGWTVAGNVWSTRERIAGYLGIEKEKLIHFIADAMENPAPYRNAEDAPFMANSTTDFSLRELPIPKYYPKDGGQYFTSAMVIARDENGFTNMSFHRMMVRDEKTVAIRLVPRHLYAMWRDKAEHGEELEVRIVVGNPVHLLLAGATSVAYGVSELEIASKLSELAFGRPIDVVELGGIPVPVESEFVFEARITPELVDEGPFVDITGTYDYVRKQPLVVFEKMYHVDEPVFHALLPGSYEHYMLMGLPKEPQIYASVKRVVPKVHGVRLTEGGAMWLHAVVSITKQHDGDGKNAILAAFAGHPSLKHVVVVDEDVNIYDDRDVEWAIATRFQADRNLVIIPNARGSSLDPSAEKSLTAKWGIDATKPLDRKEEFERARL from the coding sequence ATGCTGAGGGAAATCATCGAACGTTTTGAGGATACAGTCATCGTGGAAGAGCCCGTGAGCAAGGAACTCGGGATAACCAAGTATCTGCTGAAATACCGCGACAGGCCAGTTCTCTTCAGGGACGTGGACGGCTGGACCGTTGCGGGCAACGTATGGAGCACGCGGGAAAGGATAGCAGGCTACCTGGGAATCGAAAAGGAAAAGCTCATCCATTTCATAGCCGATGCCATGGAAAACCCCGCACCATACAGGAACGCTGAGGACGCGCCATTCATGGCAAATTCAACTACTGACTTCTCGCTCAGGGAATTACCCATCCCGAAGTACTACCCGAAGGATGGCGGCCAGTACTTTACCTCTGCGATGGTCATAGCGAGAGACGAGAACGGCTTCACCAATATGTCCTTCCACAGGATGATGGTCAGGGACGAGAAGACTGTCGCAATCAGGCTCGTTCCCAGGCACCTCTATGCGATGTGGAGGGACAAAGCGGAGCACGGGGAGGAGCTTGAGGTGAGGATAGTCGTCGGGAATCCGGTTCACCTCCTCCTTGCCGGGGCAACTAGCGTAGCCTACGGCGTAAGCGAGCTTGAGATAGCGTCAAAGCTGAGCGAGCTCGCCTTTGGGAGGCCCATCGATGTCGTCGAACTCGGCGGAATTCCAGTTCCGGTCGAGAGCGAGTTCGTGTTTGAGGCCAGAATCACACCGGAGCTCGTTGATGAAGGCCCCTTCGTGGACATAACCGGAACCTACGACTACGTCAGAAAGCAGCCGCTGGTGGTCTTCGAGAAGATGTACCACGTCGATGAACCGGTCTTTCACGCCCTTCTCCCGGGTAGCTACGAGCACTACATGCTCATGGGCCTGCCGAAGGAGCCACAGATTTACGCCAGCGTCAAGAGGGTAGTTCCTAAGGTTCACGGCGTAAGGCTGACGGAAGGTGGAGCGATGTGGCTTCACGCCGTTGTCAGCATAACCAAACAGCACGACGGCGACGGGAAGAACGCGATTTTAGCCGCTTTTGCCGGCCACCCGAGCCTGAAGCACGTGGTAGTTGTCGATGAAGACGTTAACATATACGATGACAGGGATGTGGAGTGGGCGATAGCGACGCGCTTCCAGGCGGACAGGAACCTTGTGATAATCCCAAACGCGAGGGGAAGCTCTCTCGATCCCTCCGCGGAGAAGAGCCTCACCGCGAAGTGGGGCATCGATGCCACCAAGCCACTTGACAGGAAGGAGGAGTTCGAGAGGGCTAGGCTTTAG
- the tdh gene encoding L-threonine 3-dehydrogenase: MAEKMPAIMKTKPAYGAELVEVEVPKPGPGEVLIKVLATSICGTDLHIYEWNEWAQSRIKPPQIMGHEVAGEVIEVGPGVDTIQEGDYISAETHIVCGKCYACRHNRYHVCQNTKIFGVDMDGVFAEYAIVPAQNAWKNPKDMKPEYATLQEPLGNAVDTVLAGPIAGRSTLITGAGPLGLLGIAVAKASGAYPVIVSEPSEFRRELAKKVGADYVVNPFEEDPVKFVMDVTDGAGVEVFLEFSGAPKALEQGLKATTPGGRVSLLGLFPRDVTLDMNNLIIFKALEVHGITGRHLWETWYTVSSLIQSGKLNLDPIITHKYRGFDDFEEAFELMRAGKTGKVVFFPHKG; this comes from the coding sequence ATGGCTGAGAAGATGCCCGCCATTATGAAGACAAAGCCCGCTTACGGTGCCGAGCTCGTCGAGGTAGAAGTTCCAAAGCCTGGACCGGGCGAGGTTCTCATCAAGGTTCTTGCGACGAGCATATGTGGGACAGACCTCCACATCTACGAGTGGAACGAGTGGGCGCAGAGCAGGATCAAGCCGCCCCAGATAATGGGCCACGAGGTTGCCGGAGAGGTCATCGAGGTCGGCCCAGGTGTTGATACTATTCAGGAGGGCGATTACATAAGCGCCGAAACTCACATCGTCTGCGGTAAGTGCTACGCCTGCAGGCACAACCGCTACCACGTCTGCCAGAACACCAAGATATTCGGCGTTGACATGGACGGTGTTTTCGCGGAGTACGCCATAGTTCCTGCCCAGAACGCCTGGAAGAACCCAAAAGACATGAAGCCCGAGTACGCCACCCTCCAGGAGCCGCTCGGTAATGCGGTTGATACGGTTTTGGCCGGACCGATAGCCGGAAGGAGCACACTAATAACCGGCGCCGGCCCCCTCGGTCTTCTCGGCATTGCGGTTGCCAAGGCCTCCGGCGCTTATCCGGTCATAGTGAGCGAACCCAGCGAGTTCAGGAGGGAGCTGGCGAAGAAGGTCGGTGCCGACTACGTGGTCAACCCCTTCGAGGAGGATCCGGTTAAGTTCGTGATGGACGTGACCGACGGTGCCGGCGTTGAAGTTTTCTTGGAGTTCAGCGGGGCACCGAAGGCCCTTGAACAGGGGCTCAAAGCCACCACCCCCGGTGGAAGGGTCTCGTTGCTCGGTCTCTTCCCGAGGGACGTTACCCTTGACATGAACAACCTGATAATCTTCAAGGCCCTGGAGGTTCACGGCATAACCGGAAGGCACCTCTGGGAGACTTGGTACACCGTTTCGAGCCTCATTCAGAGCGGCAAGCTCAACCTTGACCCAATCATCACCCACAAGTACAGGGGCTTCGATGACTTCGAGGAAGCTTTCGAGCTCATGCGCGCCGGCAAGACCGGAAAGGTCGTGTTCTTCCCTCACAAGGGCTGA
- a CDS encoding MinD/ParA family ATP-binding protein: MALIVVTGRGGAGKTTMTANLSTYLAMREYRVLAIDGDLYLPNLGFHFSLDTVKYTLHSLLRNPDIDPEWAIYKHPQTGVHVMPGSTQLQDVLGISPRRLVEILEKVKYKFGVVFVDSPTGIPFDTLPTFEVANYQLIVVEIERSPIYSFETMVKNEIEKLKVLGERYGLNIGVILNKVRESADVVEKIVEAVENDLDVPVIGWVPFDYNVPESINAGIPIVKYLPESDAAVALRETGEILEEWIFG, from the coding sequence ATGGCACTGATAGTTGTCACGGGGAGAGGGGGCGCTGGAAAGACCACGATGACAGCAAACCTTAGCACTTATCTCGCCATGCGTGAGTATCGTGTATTGGCTATTGACGGTGATCTGTACCTCCCTAACCTTGGCTTTCACTTCTCCCTCGATACTGTCAAGTATACCCTTCACTCCCTTCTAAGAAACCCCGATATTGACCCGGAGTGGGCGATATATAAACACCCCCAGACGGGAGTTCACGTCATGCCGGGGAGTACCCAGCTCCAAGATGTCCTGGGAATTTCGCCGAGGAGGTTGGTGGAGATACTCGAAAAGGTCAAATACAAGTTTGGGGTTGTCTTTGTTGACTCCCCGACGGGAATACCCTTTGATACCCTTCCAACCTTTGAGGTCGCCAACTACCAGCTTATAGTTGTTGAGATAGAACGCTCACCAATATATTCCTTTGAGACAATGGTGAAGAACGAGATTGAGAAGCTCAAGGTTTTGGGCGAAAGGTACGGCCTCAACATCGGCGTCATCTTGAACAAGGTGAGGGAGTCCGCCGACGTCGTTGAGAAGATTGTTGAGGCCGTTGAGAACGATCTTGACGTTCCAGTCATTGGGTGGGTTCCCTTTGACTACAACGTTCCCGAGTCCATAAACGCGGGAATTCCCATAGTCAAGTATCTTCCCGAGAGCGACGCTGCCGTGGCCTTGAGGGAAACGGGGGAGATACTTGAGGAGTGGATATTCGGCTGA
- the pheT gene encoding phenylalanine--tRNA ligase subunit beta, with amino-acid sequence MPKFDVSKQDLERLIGKSFTVEEWEDLFLYAKCELDDVWEEGGEVYFKADSKDTNRPDLWSAEGIARQIRWALGLEKGLPRYEVGKSGVTVYVDGKLKDIRPYGVYAIVEGLHLDEEALKQMINLQEKVALTFGRRRREVAIGIFDFDKVKPPIYYRAAERTEKFVPLGFDEELTLEEILEKHEKGREYGRLIKDKPYYPLLVDSEGKVLSMPPIINSEVTGRVTTETRNVFVDVTGWDLKRIMLALNVVVTALAERGGKIKSVKVVYPDFEIETPDLTPKSFEVELDYIKRLTGLELSDGDVKNLLERMMYDVELADGKVKLLYPAFRDDIMHARDVLEDVLIAYGYNEIEPEEPKLAVQGRGDKFIEFEDAVRELMVGFGLQEVMTFNLTNREAQYDKMNLEYGRNHFNNPPAELVEIENPISPKWSALRGWLIPSLLDFLSQNTHEEYPQKIFEVGKVTLIDEARETKTVSESKLAVALAHPRVTFTEAKEILESAMRHLGFEYELEEVEHPSFIPGRVGRITVNGEEIGIIGEIHPAVLENWGIEMPVAAFELFLRPLYREPYL; translated from the coding sequence ATGCCGAAGTTCGACGTGTCAAAGCAGGATTTGGAGAGGCTCATCGGAAAGAGCTTCACCGTCGAGGAGTGGGAGGACCTATTCCTATATGCCAAGTGCGAGCTGGACGACGTCTGGGAGGAGGGCGGTGAGGTTTACTTCAAGGCCGACTCAAAGGACACCAACAGGCCCGACCTGTGGAGCGCCGAGGGGATAGCGCGGCAGATACGCTGGGCGCTTGGCCTGGAAAAAGGTCTGCCGAGGTATGAAGTCGGGAAAAGCGGTGTCACCGTTTACGTTGACGGGAAGCTGAAGGACATCCGCCCCTACGGTGTCTACGCCATAGTTGAGGGCCTGCACCTCGATGAGGAAGCACTTAAGCAGATGATCAACCTCCAGGAGAAGGTCGCCCTCACCTTCGGGAGGAGAAGGAGGGAGGTTGCGATAGGCATCTTCGACTTCGACAAGGTCAAACCCCCTATCTACTACCGCGCCGCTGAGAGAACCGAGAAGTTCGTCCCCCTCGGCTTTGACGAGGAGCTTACGCTTGAGGAAATCCTCGAAAAGCACGAGAAAGGCAGGGAGTACGGGCGTCTGATTAAGGACAAACCCTATTATCCGCTCCTTGTGGACAGCGAAGGAAAAGTCCTCTCGATGCCCCCAATTATTAACTCCGAGGTAACCGGAAGGGTGACGACCGAAACCAGAAACGTATTCGTCGATGTCACCGGGTGGGATTTGAAGAGGATAATGCTGGCTTTAAACGTCGTTGTCACGGCGCTGGCAGAGCGCGGTGGGAAGATAAAGAGCGTGAAGGTGGTCTATCCGGACTTCGAAATCGAGACACCCGACCTGACCCCGAAGTCCTTTGAGGTCGAGCTGGACTACATCAAAAGGCTTACCGGGCTGGAGCTAAGCGACGGAGACGTGAAGAACCTCCTAGAGCGTATGATGTACGATGTCGAGCTGGCTGATGGGAAGGTGAAACTGCTCTACCCGGCATTCCGCGACGACATCATGCACGCTCGCGACGTTCTGGAGGATGTTCTCATAGCCTACGGCTACAACGAGATAGAGCCGGAGGAACCGAAGTTAGCGGTTCAGGGCAGGGGAGACAAGTTTATCGAGTTTGAGGACGCGGTAAGAGAGCTGATGGTTGGTTTCGGCCTGCAGGAGGTTATGACCTTTAACCTGACCAACAGGGAGGCCCAGTATGACAAAATGAACCTGGAATACGGCAGGAACCACTTCAACAATCCGCCCGCGGAGCTGGTTGAGATAGAGAACCCTATAAGCCCCAAGTGGTCCGCCCTGAGGGGATGGCTCATTCCGAGCCTTCTCGACTTCCTGAGCCAGAACACCCACGAGGAGTACCCTCAGAAGATATTCGAGGTAGGAAAGGTCACGCTGATAGACGAGGCCAGAGAGACAAAGACCGTGAGCGAGAGCAAGCTGGCCGTTGCCCTGGCCCACCCGCGCGTAACCTTCACCGAGGCCAAGGAGATACTCGAAAGTGCTATGCGGCACCTGGGCTTTGAGTATGAGCTGGAAGAGGTTGAGCACCCGAGCTTCATCCCCGGCAGGGTGGGGAGAATCACTGTGAACGGGGAAGAAATCGGCATCATCGGCGAAATCCACCCCGCAGTCCTAGAAAACTGGGGAATAGAAATGCCTGTGGCGGCCTTTGAGCTGTTTCTACGGCCGCTCTACAGGGAACCCTACCTCTAA
- a CDS encoding DEAD/DEAH box helicase: MVVLRIPDGSALVKIEKADPQIYFKIYELLSYKKDFGKWEKPESLYDPYERTFPVGVLPRVKKFLNCKGYRVRIKDERQVKGVKLNSTWNGSYGMRRYQERAIKKALREKMGVLSLPVGSGKTVVGLRIIHELDLSALIVVHTKELLYQWADKVREVLGVEPGIVGDNKWDERGVTVAMIQTLLSRGAEKLQSDYAIVMFDECHRTSAAEKFYQLGLSLPQVYRFGLSATPWRRVRGEEIKIEAVVGPTIFEVKAEDLIKERFLAKPRFEIITYESTMPSFSERYKELYEDMIMNNDERNRAIVRKAVELAKRGHRILIDVKRIEHGKILKEMLEREGVKAEFLSSQSPNRWEILEAFKEGEIPVLVSTLLKEGVDIPEISAIILAGGGKSDIMTIQTIGRALRPKRGMKAVIVDVQDDDPLLFTHFIERQKALKQYYGMYYDREMASKLDENVPKKGRSRKRS; encoded by the coding sequence ATGGTAGTCCTACGTATCCCGGACGGTTCGGCATTGGTGAAAATCGAGAAGGCTGACCCCCAGATTTACTTCAAGATATACGAGCTTCTGAGCTACAAAAAGGACTTCGGGAAATGGGAGAAGCCGGAGAGCCTCTACGACCCCTACGAGAGAACTTTCCCAGTGGGGGTTCTTCCGAGGGTTAAGAAGTTCCTCAACTGCAAGGGTTATCGTGTGAGGATTAAGGACGAGCGGCAGGTCAAGGGGGTAAAGCTCAACTCCACATGGAATGGGAGCTATGGCATGCGCAGGTACCAGGAAAGGGCGATAAAAAAGGCCCTCAGAGAGAAGATGGGCGTTCTCTCCCTGCCGGTAGGGAGCGGTAAAACCGTTGTGGGTCTTAGGATAATCCATGAACTCGACCTCTCGGCGTTGATAGTCGTCCACACAAAGGAACTCCTTTACCAGTGGGCGGACAAGGTTAGAGAGGTTCTCGGCGTCGAGCCGGGCATAGTTGGGGACAACAAGTGGGACGAGCGCGGGGTTACCGTTGCCATGATACAGACCCTTCTATCGAGGGGTGCCGAGAAGCTCCAGAGCGACTATGCCATAGTGATGTTCGACGAGTGCCACAGAACGTCCGCCGCCGAGAAGTTCTATCAGCTTGGACTCAGTCTTCCCCAGGTCTATCGCTTCGGCCTCTCCGCAACTCCATGGAGGCGCGTTCGCGGTGAGGAGATAAAGATTGAGGCCGTCGTCGGCCCGACGATATTTGAGGTCAAGGCCGAGGATTTGATAAAGGAGAGGTTCTTGGCAAAGCCACGCTTTGAGATAATAACCTACGAATCGACAATGCCGTCATTCAGCGAGCGTTACAAGGAGCTGTACGAGGACATGATAATGAACAACGATGAACGGAACAGGGCCATAGTCAGGAAGGCCGTCGAGCTCGCCAAAAGGGGACACCGCATCCTCATCGACGTAAAGCGCATAGAACACGGCAAGATTCTGAAGGAAATGCTTGAGAGGGAGGGGGTAAAGGCCGAGTTCCTCAGCTCCCAGAGCCCCAACAGGTGGGAGATATTGGAGGCTTTTAAAGAGGGCGAGATTCCTGTCCTCGTTTCCACACTCCTGAAGGAGGGCGTTGATATACCAGAGATTTCGGCGATAATCCTGGCCGGCGGTGGGAAGAGCGACATAATGACGATTCAGACGATAGGCCGTGCACTGAGGCCGAAGAGGGGTATGAAGGCGGTTATCGTTGATGTTCAGGACGATGATCCTCTGCTCTTCACGCACTTCATCGAGAGGCAGAAGGCGCTCAAGCAGTACTACGGCATGTACTACGACAGGGAGATGGCCTCAAAGCTCGATGAGAACGTCCCCAAAAAGGGCCGCTCTCGTAAGCGCTCTTGA
- a CDS encoding ABC transporter ATP-binding protein, whose translation MIRIENLVKVYKDVRALDGLNLEVKPGQIYGFLGPNGAGKSTTILSTLGLIFPQEGRIQLFDFEVFADGRFDENQLVGAKKRIGYMPEHATLWDFLTPEQTLDIIADAFKIPKTEKEKRINELLELVGLKEARKRKVGKFSKGMRQRLLLAQALINDPELLILDEPMTGLDPTGIAEFKEIIREQRRAGKTVFFSSHILAHVEEVCDTVGVIVKGKLRVEDSLENIKREFLRKAGYTILVETNVPVDWSSSGWRVTPLGERKYRIVAEEDVREELHDFVANQGAKILTMQVKEPSLEEIFLKMVE comes from the coding sequence ATGATAAGGATTGAGAATCTCGTTAAGGTTTACAAGGACGTTAGGGCTTTGGACGGCCTTAATCTTGAGGTGAAGCCGGGTCAAATTTACGGTTTCCTCGGCCCCAACGGTGCCGGAAAGAGCACGACAATACTCAGCACGCTGGGCCTCATATTCCCCCAGGAGGGGAGGATTCAGCTCTTTGACTTCGAGGTTTTTGCCGACGGAAGATTCGACGAGAATCAGCTCGTTGGGGCAAAGAAGAGAATAGGCTACATGCCCGAACACGCCACCCTCTGGGATTTTCTGACTCCCGAGCAGACTCTTGACATTATCGCTGACGCTTTCAAAATACCAAAAACCGAGAAGGAGAAGCGCATCAATGAACTCCTTGAGCTTGTTGGTTTGAAGGAAGCGAGAAAGAGGAAGGTTGGGAAGTTCTCGAAGGGCATGCGGCAGAGACTCCTTTTGGCCCAGGCGCTCATCAACGACCCTGAGCTTCTTATCCTTGATGAACCCATGACCGGCCTCGACCCAACCGGCATAGCCGAGTTCAAGGAGATTATTAGAGAGCAGAGAAGGGCTGGAAAAACTGTGTTCTTCTCCAGTCATATTCTCGCGCACGTGGAGGAGGTCTGCGACACGGTTGGGGTAATAGTGAAGGGTAAGCTCCGCGTTGAGGACAGTCTGGAGAACATCAAGCGGGAGTTCCTGAGAAAGGCCGGCTATACGATCCTCGTAGAGACCAACGTTCCCGTGGATTGGAGCTCGTCTGGGTGGAGGGTTACACCGCTGGGCGAGAGAAAATACCGGATAGTGGCTGAGGAAGACGTCAGGGAGGAGCTCCACGACTTTGTGGCGAACCAGGGCGCGAAGATTCTAACAATGCAGGTCAAGGAGCCAAGCCTCGAGGAGATATTCCTCAAAATGGTTGAGTGA
- a CDS encoding ABC transporter permease subunit codes for MLWGFQLEFKQSLRTKKLWVILGVMMLLYIPGFYLQKSSGREIETVQQAVSVLISNINGLGGFFIAILALLMGATAINSEIEKGTLRVAMSKPITRLSYIGGKFLAHTVVVLMALLLTTLVGIAGLVWLGAPLGGQLVTDSLLLNALLLLAMVQLIALGYIISTTVKSSSTALGVALVVMFVFFMIMPAIVQFMAAKDTIISEHPDWEAYREKSKEYQTKYLFYVPTTQIDVIVSDATKVTGSVNNPQVEYIGIGGAIRENLTNLGILVGLTFLYLALAFHRFLRMDLR; via the coding sequence ATGCTTTGGGGATTTCAGCTTGAGTTTAAACAGAGCCTTCGAACTAAGAAACTGTGGGTAATACTCGGTGTGATGATGCTCCTCTACATACCTGGGTTCTACCTTCAGAAGTCGAGTGGCAGGGAGATTGAAACTGTTCAACAGGCCGTCTCAGTCCTCATCAGCAACATCAACGGACTCGGCGGATTTTTCATTGCAATCCTTGCCCTTCTGATGGGTGCCACGGCAATAAACAGCGAGATAGAGAAGGGAACGCTCCGCGTTGCCATGAGCAAGCCGATAACGAGGTTGAGCTATATCGGCGGCAAGTTCCTCGCTCACACGGTGGTCGTGTTAATGGCACTCCTCCTCACGACCCTCGTGGGAATAGCGGGGCTTGTCTGGCTGGGCGCCCCCCTCGGCGGCCAGCTCGTCACGGATTCGCTCCTCCTCAACGCCCTCCTGCTCCTCGCGATGGTGCAGTTAATAGCCCTCGGTTACATAATCTCCACCACCGTGAAGTCCTCCAGCACAGCACTCGGAGTGGCCCTCGTGGTGATGTTCGTCTTCTTCATGATAATGCCTGCCATAGTCCAGTTCATGGCTGCCAAGGACACGATAATAAGCGAGCACCCCGACTGGGAGGCCTATCGGGAAAAGAGCAAGGAATACCAGACCAAGTATCTCTTCTACGTCCCCACAACCCAGATAGACGTCATCGTGAGCGACGCCACCAAAGTTACCGGTAGTGTGAACAATCCGCAGGTGGAGTACATTGGAATCGGCGGTGCGATACGGGAGAATCTCACTAATCTTGGGATACTCGTGGGCCTCACCTTCCTCTATCTGGCCCTCGCATTCCACCGCTTCCTCCGCATGGACCTGAGGTGA
- the pheS gene encoding phenylalanine--tRNA ligase subunit alpha — translation MELSYQEKLTLIRLSEVKRVRFEELVEKTGLDQVAVMRSVLGLQSKGLARLEERSERIAKLTETGRRYVEIGLPEWRALAVLREKGRITLDDLRDVLTEDELKPIVGLLRKEGWASVRKENGKLVLEITEKGLKAGERPIDKALKLLAERGIVPLNEVEKLVPAKELKRRKIAEEDTTTERFVEITPEGEELVRKGLELKEEVSTLTPELLKSGKWREVEFKRFNIQAPVRRFYPGKKQPYRAFLDKLRRRLIEMGFIEMTVDSLIETQFWNFDALFQPQNHPARDWTDTYQLKYPKSGGLPGRDLVERVRASHEHGGDTGSRGWGYVWSPERAMLLMPRAHGTALDARQLAKGVEIPGKYFTIQRVFRPDVLDRTHLIEFNQIDGFVVGEELNFRHLLGILKRFAVEIAGAKRVKFLPDYYPFTEPSVQMSAYHPELGWVEFGGAGIFREEMTKALGVDVPVIAWGIGIDRLAMFKLGIDDIRYLFSYDLRWLREAKLVW, via the coding sequence ATGGAACTAAGCTACCAGGAAAAACTCACTCTCATAAGGCTCAGCGAGGTTAAACGGGTCAGATTCGAGGAACTCGTGGAGAAAACCGGCCTTGACCAGGTTGCGGTCATGCGCTCCGTCCTTGGACTCCAGAGCAAGGGGCTGGCGAGGCTCGAAGAGAGGAGCGAAAGGATAGCGAAGCTGACCGAAACCGGAAGGAGATACGTGGAGATAGGCCTTCCCGAGTGGAGGGCGCTGGCCGTTCTGAGGGAGAAGGGAAGAATAACCCTTGACGACCTAAGGGATGTCCTCACCGAGGATGAGCTGAAGCCGATAGTGGGCCTTCTTAGGAAGGAAGGATGGGCATCGGTGAGAAAGGAGAACGGAAAGCTCGTCCTTGAGATCACCGAAAAAGGCTTGAAAGCTGGGGAGAGGCCTATCGACAAGGCTCTTAAGCTCCTCGCCGAGAGAGGAATCGTCCCTCTGAACGAAGTTGAGAAACTGGTTCCTGCCAAGGAACTCAAGAGGAGGAAGATAGCAGAGGAAGACACCACAACCGAGAGGTTCGTGGAGATAACCCCCGAGGGAGAGGAGCTGGTGAGAAAGGGCCTTGAACTTAAAGAGGAAGTCTCAACACTCACCCCGGAGCTGCTAAAGTCCGGCAAGTGGAGGGAAGTCGAGTTCAAGCGATTCAATATTCAAGCCCCTGTCAGAAGATTCTATCCCGGAAAGAAGCAGCCCTACAGGGCTTTTCTTGACAAGCTGAGAAGAAGATTAATCGAGATGGGTTTCATAGAGATGACGGTCGACAGCCTCATCGAGACGCAGTTCTGGAACTTCGATGCGCTCTTCCAGCCCCAGAACCACCCCGCCAGGGACTGGACTGACACGTACCAGCTCAAGTACCCGAAAAGCGGAGGCCTGCCGGGGAGAGATTTGGTCGAAAGGGTAAGGGCTTCCCACGAGCACGGGGGAGACACCGGCTCCAGGGGATGGGGCTACGTCTGGTCGCCAGAGAGGGCGATGCTCCTGATGCCGAGGGCCCATGGAACTGCCCTGGACGCGAGACAGCTGGCCAAGGGCGTTGAGATTCCCGGGAAGTACTTCACAATCCAGCGCGTTTTCCGTCCGGACGTCCTCGACAGAACGCACCTCATAGAGTTCAACCAGATAGACGGCTTCGTCGTCGGCGAGGAGCTCAACTTCAGGCACCTCCTCGGGATCCTTAAGCGCTTCGCGGTTGAAATTGCTGGAGCGAAGAGGGTCAAGTTCCTGCCGGATTACTACCCCTTCACCGAGCCCAGCGTCCAGATGAGCGCCTATCATCCCGAGCTCGGCTGGGTGGAGTTCGGCGGCGCCGGAATCTTCCGCGAGGAGATGACGAAGGCCCTGGGAGTTGACGTTCCAGTCATAGCGTGGGGAATTGGAATAGACAGGCTGGCAATGTTCAAGCTGGGCATAGATGACATCCGCTATCTCTTCAGCTACGATCTGAGGTGGCTCAGGGAGGCCAAGCTGGTGTGGTGA
- the truA gene encoding tRNA pseudouridine(38-40) synthase TruA, translating into MRMALRIAYDGTAFYGFQRQPDVRTVEGELIKVLSKLGVIENAESSNFKGASRTDRGVSAFFNVVSFDVSAKPHLIRAEVLNHHLRDAWVLGVAEVPDDFHPRFWAKSKTYRYYLIDEGFREEAMIDCARIFTGTHDFSAFARLEPGKDPVRELTRVEINRRHGYYVVELEGKSFLWEMARRIVNAIRLCGLGLMEPGEVEGMLAGNYGKKVPPARPEGLILWNITYEGIEFKGDERGLNKAKRDIFERYSRALTRAALFGDVLIEL; encoded by the coding sequence ATGAGAATGGCCCTGAGGATAGCGTATGACGGGACAGCATTCTACGGATTTCAGAGACAGCCGGACGTTAGGACAGTCGAAGGGGAGCTGATAAAGGTTCTATCAAAGCTTGGAGTGATAGAGAACGCCGAGAGCTCAAACTTCAAGGGAGCCTCCAGAACCGACCGAGGCGTCTCCGCGTTCTTCAACGTTGTGAGCTTCGACGTCTCGGCCAAGCCCCACCTAATCCGCGCCGAGGTTCTCAACCACCATCTCCGTGATGCCTGGGTTCTCGGCGTTGCGGAGGTTCCGGACGACTTCCATCCGCGCTTCTGGGCAAAGTCAAAGACCTACCGCTACTATCTGATAGACGAGGGTTTCAGGGAGGAAGCCATGATTGACTGTGCCCGCATATTCACAGGGACACACGATTTCTCCGCCTTTGCTAGGCTGGAACCCGGAAAAGACCCCGTGAGAGAACTGACGCGGGTTGAGATAAACCGGCGTCACGGCTACTACGTTGTAGAGCTTGAGGGCAAAAGCTTCCTGTGGGAAATGGCGAGAAGGATAGTCAACGCAATCCGCCTCTGCGGACTGGGTCTCATGGAGCCGGGGGAAGTTGAGGGGATGCTCGCTGGGAACTACGGAAAAAAGGTGCCTCCGGCGAGGCCTGAGGGCCTAATCCTGTGGAACATAACCTACGAGGGAATAGAGTTCAAAGGGGATGAAAGGGGCCTCAACAAGGCGAAGAGGGATATCTTCGAGCGCTACTCAAGAGCGCTTACGAGAGCGGCCCTTTTTGGGGACGTTCTCATCGAGCTTTGA